A window from Suncus etruscus isolate mSunEtr1 chromosome 18, mSunEtr1.pri.cur, whole genome shotgun sequence encodes these proteins:
- the LOC125996505 gene encoding plasminogen-like: MALQDVVFLLLFFMKLGHGASLEDYVSTQGASLFSHRKELREANSIEDCASKCEEADFTCRSFQFHSKEQQCVIMDENSKTAGVARMTDVILFEKKVYLLECRTGNGRTYRGTVSTTKSGKACQKWAETSPHIPK, encoded by the exons ATGGCACTTCAGGATGTGGTCTTCCTGCTGCTCTTTTTCATGAAGTTAG GCCACGGAGCCTCCCTGGAGGACTACGTGAGCACCCAGGGGGCCTCGCTGTTCAGTCATAGAAAAGAGTTGCGGGAGGCCAATAGCATTGAGGACTGTGCCTCCAAGTGTGAGGAGGCGGACTTTACCTGCAG ATCCTTCCAGTTCCACAGCAAAGAGCAACAGTGTGTGATCATGGATGAGAACAGCAAGACAGCAGGTGTGGCCCGCATGACTGATGTGATTCTGTTCGAGAAGAAAG TGTATCTTTTAGAGTGCAGGACCGGGAACGGAAGGACCTACAGGGGGACTGTATCCACCACGAAGTCTGGCAAGGCCTGTCAGAAGTGGGCAGAAACCTCTCCACACATTCCCAAGTAA